AAGAAAATTTTTATGTGGATGGAGATTGTGAGCATAACACCAAACAAGGTGGAGTTAGAGTAGTCATCCAAAATAATAGAGATGAGATGATTGGTGTTAAACTTGAGAGGTTTTTGAATGTTAAAGCCATGAGTGCAGAAGTTTTGACAGCATCCCTAGTGGAGACTGATGAAAAAAATATGTTGTCAGTTATAATGGTAAAGGAATTACTCAATGAGTACACATTTCATGCTGGTGATACACAAATGTGACCTAAAAGTTTTAAGATCTTAAGCTGAGTCAAATTTAATACATGGAATCAGAATTCTTTTAATTCTCAACAATGTGAGACAAATCTCATATCCATCTCTATCTtaatcataaacatgaataatttCAAATAGAGGAGGGTAAAAagccatgagatgatcatctATGATCTAAGACCAGGAGACAAACCATTGTGATGGTATGGCATCCACGATGGAATTTACAGTACGAGGAGAAACAATTTTGATTGGAAGAGATACCATGTTTTTTTCTATGATTGTTGTCATAATATTAGTCCTGATTTTTAATGCTTTCTGTCTGTTTCGATCGAAACATCATCACAAAAAGAATGGGTCAGAAGAAATGCCTTACCCAACTACAGAGAGATTCCAATATATTCTCATACAATTAAGGCCACAAAGGGAAATCAAcaagaaacaataaaaaaaaagtcaGAAAACATCCACTGTTTGCTGATTCAAACTAATCAAGGTAAAGAGTTATTGATTCTTCATGAGTTCACTATGAGCAACTTTGAGATTCTGCAATGCCCATAACATGGTGATATAGCATCCACGAAACTTTAAGAAGTTCAAAAGAAACAACTATGAATGGGTAAGAAGAAATGCCTTACCCAACTACAGAGAGATTCCAATATATTCTCATACAATTAAGGCCACAAAGGGAAATCAACAAGAAACAATGAAAAAATAGTCAGAAAATATCCACTGTTTGCTGATTCAAACTAATCAAGGTAAAGAGTTATTGATTTTTCATGAGTTAACCATTAGCAACTTTGAGATTCTGCAATGCCCATAACATGGTGATATAGGATCCATGTAACTTAAGAATTTCGAAAGAAACAACTATGAAGTTATAAGAGCAGTAAACAACTATGATATAGCAAGTATTTTACAGCAAAATggttttttttaatattgaaaCTAACGTAAAAGCATCAACATGCAGAAGGAAATTATCTCCCCAATTCTCAGGTTAAGTCCTCAAGGTGATTAATAAGAAGTATAGGAAGAATGCCACTTTTTATTTGTGCAAACAAGCCAATCACAACTATGTCTGTACCGAACAGCAAGAACTATCAAATATGGCCAAAACTCTTATCTACACACCTCAAGGTAAAGAAGATTCCCAGTTTCAAGCTGACCTGTTCAGCTCTGCTACCATACACCTGCATGTTCCAAACACACAACAACATCATTAGAATCCAAGAGTGGCAGTGAGTGCCATTCATAGAAACTAACAGGGAAAAATGGAACCTGAACATCGAGAAGTGAGGTTTGCAGAGAAAGGAGTGGCAGACAGATCGAATCACTCGTGAACTTGTTCTCTCTCTTTCACACACAGTAGAAAACCAATCAACTGTAAAGAAAATTTAAATTGGCTGTTCACTTCAGCTTAACACTGAAAATTTCTGCCTGGTAATCCTGCAACTCAACTTCCCTCTAGTCTTGTGACTCCTGTGAATCATCCTCTGCCAGATGAGATTGCTGCTGTGGCTGCTGCAATCGTCCACTGCCATCAGCACCGGCTCCCAATCTTCCTGGTGTCATCTGCTGGTAGAACTGGCTCAAAGCCTGTGAATTCAGCACGCCGATATGCGCATCTTGTGAGAGGCCGAGCTCCAGTCCGGGTAGCTGCTGCCCATGGCCGCCGAACATTGATGCGAAACTCATGGCACCAAGGTTGGCGCTGGGCAACTCCATTCCATGTAGTGCCATCCTATGGATGAAGCTGCCCGCCGAAACATCGCCACCGCCTCCGGCCCCAAAATTCGAGCTTGATGAGGCGGCCACCGCCGGAAGCAAAAATCCAGAGTTCAATCCACCCACCGGCGGCGGCCACAAGCCGAGGTGCGACCGAGGGAGGCCTGCAGCCCCAACCATGGCCCAGTTAGGCCGCAGGGCGGCGATGGCGCCCTGCCCCGCTTCGTCGGGCTTCTGGTGGACCCCTGCAAGGACGGTGGGGCCTGGGTTAGGAACTGAGCCAGCGGCGGCGAGGGCAGATGCCGGGATTGTCCCCGTGCCGGTGGCAGCGATGATGGCCGGCTCCGCTTGCTGGAGGAGCCATTGGATCGTCTCCCCGTCGGACTTGTGGCCCAATTCTCGGGTGAGTTGGAAGACCCTGGCGGCGCAGAGGGCGGGCATCCTGATCCTTCTCCCCCTGCCGTCAACTTTGGTGTGCCGATCCTTGTTGGAGCTTCTCTTGGGCGCAAGCTGCCGCCTTTGCTCGTCCTtctccgctgctgctgctgttgccacCGCCTTCAACTCCCGCCCACCTGAGGTTGTGGAAGGCGAAAGATCGCAGCTTTCTGCCGCTGATGAGGCCGTGGTGGGTTCCCTCTTGTCCGACTGTGGGAGGCCCAGGGCCCGGTGGAACTTGGGGACCTCTTGGG
The window above is part of the Musa acuminata AAA Group cultivar baxijiao chromosome BXJ1-1, Cavendish_Baxijiao_AAA, whole genome shotgun sequence genome. Proteins encoded here:
- the LOC135677289 gene encoding transcription factor TCP20-like; this translates as MDLKGSAKLPQEVPKFHRALGLPQSDKREPTTASSAAESCDLSPSTTSGGRELKAVATAAAAEKDEQRRQLAPKRSSNKDRHTKVDGRGRRIRMPALCAARVFQLTRELGHKSDGETIQWLLQQAEPAIIAATGTGTIPASALAAAGSVPNPGPTVLAGVHQKPDEAGQGAIAALRPNWAMVGAAGLPRSHLGLWPPPVGGLNSGFLLPAVAASSSSNFGAGGGGDVSAGSFIHRMALHGMELPSANLGAMSFASMFGGHGQQLPGLELGLSQDAHIGVLNSQALSQFYQQMTPGRLGAGADGSGRLQQPQQQSHLAEDDSQESQD